The sequence below is a genomic window from Tachyglossus aculeatus isolate mTacAcu1 chromosome X1, mTacAcu1.pri, whole genome shotgun sequence.
ctagcttggcagatgtgtggagggtgggcattccaggccagggggaggacgtgggccaggggtcgacagcgggacaggcgagaacgaggtacggtgaggaggttagtggcagaggagcagagggtgcaggctgggctgtagaaggagagaagggaggtgaggtaggagggggtgaggtgatggagagccttgaagccgcggGGCATTTACGGGTTGCGGGGGGCGCCCCTTAACCtatacccatctgtaattttatttatttgtattgctgtctgtctcccacaccctagatgtaagctcattgtgggcagggaatgggactgtttattgctgttttgtattctcccaagagcttaatacagcgctctgcacacagtaagccctcaatatgactgaatgaatgccccagtgcttagttacagtatcttgcatataggaagcgctaaaTACCAAACTTTTCAGGCATCAGGCCAAACTGGGGCAAGGGTGGGTTCTGTTCTGCTGGGAGGGAGCATGTACCCCAGTTCTGCTAAGACTTAAGCCCCATGCCCAACCAGGGCAGACAGGTCTGTCTGGCTGGGAGGGCTGATTGAGCCAGAAAACCACTGGATGGCTGGCAACTCAATTTTCTACCCCCTTGCTACTGGCGGCCTTCCTGATCTTTGGAGACTGCCAAGGTGGCGGCGGGGTGGCAAAGGTCAAAACTGACTGTCAAAAGAACAAACAGCTAGTCGATGAGGTTTGAGCTCAGAAAGCCCAAGGCAGGCTGGGAGATGAGCCTAGAGGCTGAGATGGCTCCAAAAAAGATACTCCTCTTTGGCTCGTGTGTCCCGGAATCTGTGACATTAGCATGAGGAGGGAAATTTTGATGCAAGATATTTGCTCCATGCTGCCAGAGGGATAAAAGTGTGATCTTCACATTCAGCACTAACATTAAGATCGATTACAGATGTTCTCTATAAGCAAACGCAGCAAAAGGTACACCACAATGTCGCTTAATCATTCTTCCTCTAACCTTCTCAACTGCTATTCAGTGGTAGCTATTGGCCCTCTACCAAGAAGAGAGCTAGCACTTGGGATTTTAGCTGTTGATTGGActactgaaatcaatcagtggacacGCAGCTGCAAACAGAAAAAGAATCAGGGCCAGCACACTCTTGACACTTGCAATGCTGGGAGGCTGTAGCCATTCTTAGCTTGGTCACTGACTTGCTGTGTACACTAAACAAATAACTGCTTTTCCAGGTCTCTCttcacccatctgtaaaattcctCAGAAGTGCATTCGTGTGTTTTCAGATGAAAAGTGTAATGGAGTAAGTGTAACATCATAGTTTCAAAAAGCACAATCACCTACAGCATTTTCCTTTTGCCAGAAGATTCCTCAATATTAATGACCAGGAAGACTCCCACGATGACTTGGTTTGAAGGTACTCTTATAGAACAGAACCAAACCATCTTCTGATTTGCTCTAGGGTCAACCACTGCAACTCAGAAGggttaaccccatgtggggtagagacCACCCAATCTGACTACCATGACTAtgccagcaattagcacagtgcctggcatgtaagtgcttaataccattatttaaaaaaaaaaaaagtaaggtcTTTCTAGAAACCATCATTACTGATTTCCCGGGAGGGATGACAGTGCTTCACATCTATTCAGTAGGCATCAGGATGACATTTTTCTGACACACAAAGGAAGGCATCCAATCTAGGCCTTTCGTGCTGAGTCCCTTAGGTCCACTAAGAGGTGTTGAGTCAATATTTCAAACTCTCTTTAGTATTTCAGAAACTAAGAGCAAATGCAGGCTTTGAACCTGAAGTGGATTCTGATCCAGTTTCTCACTAATCTCTAGAGACTTGGAATGGAGGTTTATTACCTTGGAATGCAAGAGTATTTTTGTTTATAAACGGGAGGGGGAGGTTAACCCAAAAGACCTTATCGATTTCCCTCAAGGTCAGAAGTCAGCCAGGGTCCTCTCCCTATACCTAAATGCAAAGCTCTAAAACAGTCTCAAGTTTAGGCTTCGAGCCAGGTTCTGAGACCGCACATATGACCACCGATCCAATTCTGACTACATTCGGCGACTAGTTTCAGGAAGTTTAGCAGACACTGGGCTCTGGGGATATTAAGGAGGCAGAGAGTTGAGTTCTAGACCATGGGCTGTTTAAACCTGGGGTTCTGGGGACCCACCTGCAGGGCAAAGGGCCAGGAGAGTTGGGGtatgtgcggggggggggggggagggggggcggtgataagggatgggaggggcagggtgtgagggaggagggggatgaaggaaagaaagaacgGCGTGGGAGATTATGCCGAGGGAGAGGGGGGGGACAGGGTGtgtggggggtagggaggggagtgaaggagggATGGGAATGGGGTGGTGGGGAATGTGGGAGCGGAGAGGAGGAGTGTGATACAGGTGTGGCTAGGAATTATCCGGGGAGTTGGCAGGAGGTCCCTATCTCAGCCCGAGGCTGGGCGTGGAGGTTCTGAGGAGGCCGAAAGGCGCCGCCACCCGACCCCGAGTTGCGGGCGGAAACCGCAATTTGGGGCTGGAGTTGCAAACCCCGGATGCGACAAACGGCAGGAGACAAAGCGGCGAGGcaggggtcggaaggacctgcttctaatcccggctctgccacccgcctgctgtgtgaccttgggcgagtcacttcactgtgtctccgtttcctcatctgtaaaacggagaccaaatgcttctcatttctctgactgaacccacgtggggcagggagtgtgcccgaTCTTGGGGCTACCCCACCTCTTTAGGCGCCTAACAAATCGCCACCACTACCAAGGAtcgcccccccccctccgcccctctcCCTGCAGGGGCACCTCGGGTGTCTCTCCGCCCCCCCTTTGTTCACCTCTGACCTTCATGTGCACCCGGGTCCCTCCACGgacccccatcctctctccctgccgcccccccccccccccaagccagtGGGACATGGcgccggggcggggggaagggagggggaggggagggagagacacgcGTGCGCAGGGGCGCCCGCTCCCGCCTCCTTACCGCTGGAACCGCGAGTCCCCCTTCCCCGGCCGCGGCCGCCTCTCCAGGACCCGCGGCGGCTGTGGCAGCCGCAGTACGGCCCCGCGCGGCAACAAGAGGACGAAGGCGCTGGCCCCGGGCGGCTCCGCGGCCGACAAGGCTCCTCTCGCGGCGGCTGGCGGGCAGCGGGGGCAGCGGCGCCGGGCCAGGCCGGTGTGCGCCCTCGGCGGCCCCTCCCCTTCGGAGGAAGCGGCAcggggagcggcggcggcggcggagcaggaggacgatgaggagaagggaggaggaggaggacaagcagGCAGCAGAGATGGCGGCgaaagcggcggcggcggcacggACCCTCCCTGACGGCGGGGGGAGAGGCGGGGCCCGAACCGGAAGTGAGGCGGAGGTGGGCGGGCCGCCCCATCGGGCGGGCCTGGGGGGCGGGCTCGGGATGGAGCCATTGTCTCCTGCGGTGGTGGACGGGGGCCTTACCTCACCTTTGGCTTACCAAATTGGTCTTGACAGCCACGATCACGGTGACTCGAAAATCACCCGCCAAGCTTCCCTTGGCCCCCCCAAGGCGAGGTCGCAGCGCCGTGGTTGCGCGTTTCCTGATTCACGCGGGACGTCGGGCTTTGCTCCCCCACTCGCCCTACCCCCGGCTCGCCCCATCCTTCTAAACAACGCCTCGTCTGTGCAGGACGTCTCCTGTCCCGAAAGGGACTGGGAATTTGGTCGGCACTGGGCCGGGAAGcgtagtgatataataataataataatggcatttgttaagcgcttactacgtgcaaagcactgttctaagcgctgggggggtacaaggtgatcaggttgtcccacgtggggcccacagtcttcatccccatttgacagatgaggtaactgaggcacagagaagcaaagtgacttgcccacggtcacacagcagacatgtggcggagccgggattagaacccatgacctctgactcccaagcccgggctctttccactgagccacgcagcttctctgtagtagtaggtgctcagcaaataccgttgattgaggaAACGTTGGACTTTTGAGTCTgagtggaaaatgaggaagaaggaggggcgTGGCACTTAGACTGCCACCCTGCGGGTCATAAACCCCATCCAATACGCCAGGTCAGCCCAGAATCTTGCAGTGTGCGGCTGGCTCTCAGATTCACCTTGTGGCACTAGCAAACCCTCTCTGCATTTCCATTTTCCTGCCTATAAACGAAACCGAAGTCACTCTGTGACCTGACGCTAGGGCTCTTGGAATAGAAGGCCTGTGGGTTCCGGCCTCGGGGGTGGAAGAGCGACCAAAGActtcgatttagactgtgagccccaggtgggacagagacagagccCGTCCAGATTATTTTGGATCgacccagcgtttaggacagtgcttgacacaaagagtttaacaaataccgttaaaaaaacgcCTGGAGCCCTCCCAAATCAGCTTGGTTTCCAGGGTGAGGGAGTCACACCCAGATCCCctttcacccccaccctctgGCCCCCCACAAGGAGGGATGAGGCCTGGGTGCAAAAGCTAATGCTcccagaaatgagaagcagcatggcatagtggacagagcccaggcctgggagtgaggggccctgggttctaatcccagctctgccacttgtctgctgcgtgaccttgggcaagccacttcacttctctgtgcctcagttccctcataaaatggggattaagagtgttagccctttgtgagtcagggactgtgtccaacccaattatcttgtacctatcccagtgcttagtacagtgtctggcacatagcacttaacaaataccaaaaaaaaccccaaaaatagAACTATGAAGGCCTAGTCCAATTGAAGTCTAGGTAGtagtgactatggacaagtctgCTGCACACAGAACTCCCAAATTCTTGGCAATCTGTAAATCAGAGATTGGTTAAAGAGCTCTTGGGTTAAGATTAGGGTCAAGGATAACATTTATTTGagcccctgctgtgtgcagagcactagagtaagccttgggagagtacagtggaattagtggagatgattcctacccttgaggagtttacaatctgggtggggagacagatactcaAATAAATTGTAGATGAGAGGAAGTAGTggagtataaagatgtgtacaAAAGACATCAACTAGGGGTgtgagtgcttaagtgcttaggcaACTGGAAGTACTGAAATGGCAGTTGAGGGGAATATAAaatagggagattagaaattaaccagagaaggcctcctagaggagatgtgatttcaaaggggctttgaagatagggaaagcagTGGTCTCTCAGAggcgaagggggagggaattccaggcagggagagGGCCTGAGCCTCTGTGGTCCTTTGGGGAGAGATAAGAACTCAAGATGTAGTAAGTAAATTAGCTTCAAAGGGATGAGAGCCCAAGCTGGATCTTAATGCCAGAAGAAAATGAATAAGTAGGAagaaaagagctgattgagtgattggctcaatagtatttattgttctactgtgtgcacaaccctGTTTTAGtgattgggtgaatacaatagttGTAGGAGacatgcacatagtaaacgctaaataaataccattgattgtatatTGTAAGCCCACAGGGACTTACAATGTAAAGGGAGAGAGGATACACACTAATCTTCATATAGAAAAAAGTGGTTA
It includes:
- the LOC119949857 gene encoding translation initiation factor IF-2-like, with protein sequence MTWFEASGTWRRGGGKGGGGEGETRVRRGARSRLLTAGTASPPSPAAAASPGPAAAVAAAVRPRAATRGRRRWPRAAPRPTRLLSRRLAGSGGSGAGPGRCAPSAAPPLRRKRHGERRRRRSRRTMRRREEEEDKQAAEMAAKAAAAARTLPDGGGRGGARTGSEAEGALTLFG